The Sneathiella limimaris region TTTCCATTGACCCAAGGGGCCAATCAATCGGGCCGCAATTTGAGGGTTGATAGTGTTCAGCTTAATAACCGCATCGCTAAGGAAGCGGTAACCATCCCCAGACGTCTTGTGGAAATGTCTCGGGTTTCCAGCTGCAAATGCAGCGATTAGGGAACGTACCCTGTTTGGATTGAGATAGTTAAATGCAGGGTGGGAGAGGAGCTCCTGCACATCCTCCATTGCCTTATCGCGATAGGACGTTGCCTGCAAAGTGAACCATTTGTCGATTACAAGTGCGTCATTTTCCCAACGCGCGTAATAGTCCTGCAGAACTTTTTCCCGATTGGGATGATTGGTGACAACCAGCCGGCTAAGGGAGGAAATTTGATCCGTCATGTTGTCAGCATTGAAATACTGATATGTTGCCAGATTTATAAATTCCTCTTCTTTTAGGGATGTCAAAAACATCAAGGCACTATTTTTCAAAGACCGGTCACCGACGCTATCTTTGCCATGATGCGATTGATAAATGGATTGAAGTTTATCTTTATATGTACTGGCCAATGTTTTAATGGCGTTCTGCCGTTGTGCGTGAATCGTGTCTACATCAACGATATCCATTTGTTGGCCAATAAACTGCTCGCCCGGTAGTGTCATCGCAGCAGCCTTAAACTCAGGCTCTAGGGACTCATCATCCAGAAGATCACCAAATGCACTAATGAACGATTGTGGTAGAGCATTCTGGCTCGGGCTCTCAATCATGTCGAGCAGGCATTTGATCGCAAGGCGTTGGCCAGCTTCCCAACGGTTAAATGGATCACTGTCATTTTTGAACAGATGCACCATGTTTCCATCGGCAGGATTTTGCTTGAGTTTCACGGGAGCTGAGAAATTCCGAAAGAGAGACGGGGTTGGTTTTTCAGAGATATTCTCGAAAGTGACAGTTTCCTCTTTTTCTTTCAGATTGAAAATCTCGCTTCCGGTTCCATGGATTCCGGTTAAAAGGTTATCGCCATTGGCGCCAACAAGACCCAGTTCCAAAGGGATATGAAGTGGTTTGGCATTAGGACCCGCTTTCGGGTTCTGTTGACGAATAGTCAGGCTGTAGGATTTGTTCTCTGGATCGTACTGATCTTCAACAAAAACCTCAGGAGTTCCGGGTTGGGTATACCACTCTCTGAATTGTTTGAGATCTATGCCGCTGCCGTCTTCGAGTGCCGCAATGAATTCTTCAGTTGTAACCGCCTGGCCGTCATGTCGATCAAAGTACAGATCCATGCCTTTCCGGAAGTTATCTTCTCCGAGGATGGTGTGCGCCATACGGATGACCTCTGCGCCTTTTTCATAAACTGTCGCGGTATAGAAATTGTTGATTTCAACGTAGCTCTGCGGCTGGATTGGATGGGCGAGGGGGCCTGCATCCTCCGGAAATTGAGCTGCTCTCAGTCTTTGGACATCTTCGATCCGCTTGACTGCGGCTGAGTTCATATCCGCAGAAAATTGCTGATCCCTGAAAACAGTCAATCCTTCTTTCAGCGTGAGTTGAAACCAATCACGGCAGGTGATGCGGTTGCCTGTCCAATTATGAAAATATTCATGGGCGATAACGCTCTCAATACCATCAAAGTCTGCATCTGTGGCTGTCTCCTTGGAGGCTAATACATACTTGGAGTTAAAGATATTGAGACCTTTATTTTCCATAGCGCCCATATTGAAGTCACTGACAGCGACGATCATGAAAATATCTAGGTCATATTCCCGGCCATATTTCTCCTCGTCCCAGCGCATCGATTTTTTCAACGAGGTCATAGCGTGCGCGCATTTATCCTCATTTCCTTTTTCAACAAAGATCTGGAGTTTGACCTGGCGTCCTGAACGCGTGACAAAGCTGTCCTCAACAGAACCGAGGTCACCGGCAACCAAAGCAAATAGATAGGCAGGTTTTGGAAAGGGATCTACCCATAGATTGTAAAACCGTCCGTCTTCCAAATTTCCACTTTCAATCAAGTTTCCGTTGGAGAGCATGACCGGGTATTTGTTTTGATCGCCGATGATCTTGGTCGTAAATTTCGCCATCACATCCGGACGATCAAGGAAGTAGGTAATCTTCCGAAAACCCTCAGCCTCACACTGAGTGCAGAAATTACCACTAGATTTATAAAGACCCTCTAGGGCTGTGTTTTCCTGTGGTTTGATCCGTGTTACGATTTTGACTGTGAAATCATCAGACGGTGCGAGAAACGCTATGTCCTTGCTCGATAGAGTATATTCGGAACTGTCCAACAGCCTGTCTGCAACAGTTATCGAAACAAGATCGAGATCCTCTCCGTGTAGATGGATTTGATTTCCACCATCCTGCAACCTCTTCATTTGCAGTTCAGAGGTCACACGAGTTTCCTCCTCGCCCAACTCAACAGTAAGAAAAATGTCGGAGATCGTGAATAATGGGGGGGAGTAATCTTTTAAGTAGATTGTAGAGGGGGTGGCAGCCGAAGAGGTCACTATCAAATCCTTTGCGCTCAGGTTGAGACTCAAGGATAGTCAGAATAAGTGAGTTTTCAAGCCACAGAGATTGTTTATCTGACAATATCAGATTTGGTCAGTACCAGTTGCCAATTATTGTTGTGGAGCTTGGGTTGATAGGAAGTTGACTGGGAACGCCCGGAACCAAA contains the following coding sequences:
- the pepN gene encoding aminopeptidase N, with the protein product MTSSAATPSTIYLKDYSPPLFTISDIFLTVELGEEETRVTSELQMKRLQDGGNQIHLHGEDLDLVSITVADRLLDSSEYTLSSKDIAFLAPSDDFTVKIVTRIKPQENTALEGLYKSSGNFCTQCEAEGFRKITYFLDRPDVMAKFTTKIIGDQNKYPVMLSNGNLIESGNLEDGRFYNLWVDPFPKPAYLFALVAGDLGSVEDSFVTRSGRQVKLQIFVEKGNEDKCAHAMTSLKKSMRWDEEKYGREYDLDIFMIVAVSDFNMGAMENKGLNIFNSKYVLASKETATDADFDGIESVIAHEYFHNWTGNRITCRDWFQLTLKEGLTVFRDQQFSADMNSAAVKRIEDVQRLRAAQFPEDAGPLAHPIQPQSYVEINNFYTATVYEKGAEVIRMAHTILGEDNFRKGMDLYFDRHDGQAVTTEEFIAALEDGSGIDLKQFREWYTQPGTPEVFVEDQYDPENKSYSLTIRQQNPKAGPNAKPLHIPLELGLVGANGDNLLTGIHGTGSEIFNLKEKEETVTFENISEKPTPSLFRNFSAPVKLKQNPADGNMVHLFKNDSDPFNRWEAGQRLAIKCLLDMIESPSQNALPQSFISAFGDLLDDESLEPEFKAAAMTLPGEQFIGQQMDIVDVDTIHAQRQNAIKTLASTYKDKLQSIYQSHHGKDSVGDRSLKNSALMFLTSLKEEEFINLATYQYFNADNMTDQISSLSRLVVTNHPNREKVLQDYYARWENDALVIDKWFTLQATSYRDKAMEDVQELLSHPAFNYLNPNRVRSLIAAFAAGNPRHFHKTSGDGYRFLSDAVIKLNTINPQIAARLIGPLGQWKRFSEKRQNLMKAELERILKAPNISNDVFEIANKSLRN